In Vicinamibacteria bacterium, one DNA window encodes the following:
- a CDS encoding DUF4351 domain-containing protein, giving the protein EEGREEGLREGKRKTLAQLLTAKFGSLPPETISRIEGLESVDELDRYLERVLTAGSIEEMGL; this is encoded by the coding sequence GAGGAAGGCCGAGAGGAAGGTCTCAGAGAAGGGAAACGAAAGACTCTCGCTCAGTTGCTCACGGCGAAATTCGGCTCGCTTCCGCCGGAGACGATTTCCCGAATCGAGGGCCTGGAATCGGTCGATGAGCTCGATCGCTATCTCGAGCGGGTGCTGACGGCGGGCTCGATCGAAGAGATGGGACTTTGA